A window from Ruminiclostridium josui JCM 17888 encodes these proteins:
- the addA gene encoding helicase-exonuclease AddAB subunit AddA, with protein sequence MSETKWTKEQYAAITQKDCNLLVAAAAGAGKTAVLVERIIRKITDEENPVDIDTLLVVTFTNAAATEMRERIGAAISDAIEKNPESKNISRQLVLLNKASITTIHSFCLEVIRSNFQSIEIDPAFKILDETEASLLKSETLSELFEEIYENVEENQDFLDLLESYGGNKDDEKIQDMVLSIYSFVQSYPWPEKWLEQQVESYNFDGTNDFGETHWGKILLETSLMKLEGLRDIMNEACEKIKYAVGLEKYLPVFVEDKDNLNRLIEACKKSIKWDEMYNYINSFEFPTLPRCGKDADKSVQESVKKTRDELKSVITGLRNEVFFMKSDEIASDLKEMFPILICVSKLVMDFGRRYSQKKSQRASVDFNDLEHFCLNILAETDNDGNIRPTKIAQYYKDKFSEILVDEYQDSNLVQEIIINMISKEDKGSPNVFMVGDVKQSIYRFRQAKPELFLEKYDNYSIDEGSSYRKILLFKNFRSRKDVVDGINYIFKQIMSQKVGELDYNEIEELNPGADFPSCQNEKTAAGGAIELHLIETSAGDNSVQPESSEPMDEQDSEEEEILDNIQKEARMVANRIIELFQPDADGKKFVVYDKKLGAYRDIRFNDIVILLRTTRNWTEVFSEELAKSEIPVFADTGSGFFKTPEVQVVLSLLQIIDNPYQDIPLLSVLRSPIFNFSTDDLAEVRLVNRNASIYEALKEVAAQDTEVSKKSSDFLQKLAKWREMSLYMSTHKLIWQLYDETGYFSIVGAMQDGERKQANLKILFERALQFENTSYSGLFNFISFIDKLKTNKGDMGSAKVLGENDNVVRLMSIHKSKGLEFPVVFLCGCGKKFNMQDMYKSVLLHQELGFGPDFVDYRKRIKYPSIPKQAIAQKIRVETLSEEMRILYVAMTRAREKLIITGAVNNIEKSALKWLNTAQSNGDKFPANNMLKAQNYLDWICPSIMRHKDSEILRKAAGVGVDYSGPVISDESFWKIILANHKDIAVTKKLELDSKGSEDILKWLQQKDTCDNEYAGEIHRRLDWKYVYRDFAQIPSKITVTELKRYFNLNNDEENSQPEYRNIIIKKPAFMEEKKGLTPAEKGTAMHFAMQHLDFHNEDISGQIEIMVKKELLTEIQAKSIDIRKISVFINSSIGKRMLKSSKMHREVPFNIELDYKEIYPQLTDVTGYQDKILLQGVIDCYFEEDDNLVLIDYKTDYVPNGDIEVMKEKYKLQISYYSRALEMLTSKQVKERYIYLFSTGDIVKM encoded by the coding sequence ATGTCTGAAACCAAATGGACAAAAGAACAATATGCCGCTATAACTCAAAAAGACTGCAACTTGCTTGTGGCTGCAGCAGCAGGTGCAGGTAAAACCGCCGTGCTTGTTGAAAGGATAATAAGAAAAATTACAGATGAAGAAAATCCGGTGGATATAGATACGTTGCTGGTAGTAACATTTACAAATGCTGCTGCTACAGAAATGAGGGAAAGAATAGGGGCAGCCATATCCGATGCAATAGAAAAGAATCCAGAATCAAAAAATATTTCAAGACAACTTGTACTTCTTAATAAAGCTTCTATTACTACAATTCATTCCTTTTGTCTGGAGGTTATAAGAAGCAACTTTCAGAGTATTGAAATAGACCCTGCTTTCAAGATTCTTGACGAGACAGAAGCTTCTCTATTAAAATCTGAAACCTTGAGTGAGCTGTTTGAAGAAATTTATGAAAATGTTGAGGAAAACCAAGATTTTCTTGATTTGTTGGAATCCTATGGAGGTAACAAAGATGATGAGAAGATTCAAGACATGGTTCTGAGTATTTACAGCTTTGTCCAGAGTTATCCATGGCCGGAAAAATGGCTTGAACAACAAGTGGAAAGTTATAATTTCGACGGTACCAATGACTTTGGAGAAACACACTGGGGCAAAATCCTTCTAGAAACCAGTCTTATGAAGCTTGAAGGTCTCAGAGATATTATGAATGAAGCATGTGAAAAAATTAAATACGCAGTGGGATTAGAAAAATATCTGCCTGTTTTTGTTGAAGATAAGGATAATCTGAATAGGCTTATAGAAGCATGTAAAAAAAGTATAAAATGGGATGAAATGTATAATTACATCAATAGCTTTGAATTTCCAACCCTGCCTAGGTGCGGAAAGGATGCTGATAAATCAGTACAGGAAAGTGTAAAGAAAACAAGGGATGAATTAAAGTCAGTAATTACCGGCCTTAGAAATGAAGTTTTTTTCATGAAGTCGGATGAAATAGCTTCTGACCTAAAAGAAATGTTTCCTATACTGATATGTGTTTCAAAATTGGTTATGGATTTTGGCAGACGATATTCACAGAAAAAGAGTCAGAGGGCTTCTGTTGATTTCAATGACCTTGAGCATTTTTGCCTTAATATATTGGCAGAAACAGATAATGACGGGAACATACGTCCAACAAAAATTGCCCAGTATTACAAGGATAAGTTTTCTGAAATATTAGTGGATGAGTATCAGGATAGCAATTTGGTTCAGGAAATTATAATCAATATGATTTCAAAAGAGGATAAAGGCAGCCCTAACGTATTTATGGTAGGAGATGTAAAACAGAGTATATACAGGTTCAGACAGGCAAAACCAGAGCTTTTTCTTGAAAAATATGATAATTACTCAATTGATGAGGGCAGCAGTTACAGAAAAATACTGTTGTTTAAGAATTTCCGAAGCAGAAAGGACGTTGTTGACGGAATCAACTATATATTCAAGCAGATAATGTCCCAAAAAGTTGGAGAGCTTGATTACAATGAAATAGAAGAACTGAATCCCGGAGCTGACTTTCCTTCATGCCAAAATGAAAAAACAGCAGCAGGAGGAGCTATCGAGTTGCATTTGATAGAAACCTCAGCCGGAGATAACAGTGTGCAACCAGAAAGTAGTGAACCCATGGATGAACAAGATTCAGAGGAAGAAGAAATACTTGATAATATACAGAAGGAAGCTAGAATGGTTGCAAACAGAATAATTGAGCTGTTTCAACCAGACGCAGACGGAAAGAAATTTGTTGTATATGATAAAAAACTTGGGGCTTACAGGGATATTAGGTTTAATGATATAGTAATACTGCTAAGAACTACCAGGAACTGGACTGAGGTATTTTCAGAAGAACTTGCCAAGTCGGAGATACCTGTTTTTGCAGATACAGGAAGCGGATTTTTTAAAACACCAGAAGTACAGGTAGTATTGTCGTTGCTGCAAATAATTGATAATCCTTATCAAGATATTCCTTTGCTGTCAGTGCTAAGATCACCAATATTCAATTTTAGCACGGATGATTTGGCAGAAGTACGCCTTGTGAATCGTAATGCTTCCATATACGAAGCCCTTAAAGAAGTGGCAGCGCAGGACACAGAGGTATCAAAGAAGTCTTCTGATTTTTTGCAAAAGCTTGCAAAGTGGAGAGAAATGTCACTCTATATGTCCACTCACAAGCTCATATGGCAGCTATATGATGAGACAGGATATTTTAGCATAGTAGGAGCAATGCAAGACGGTGAAAGAAAACAGGCTAACTTGAAAATACTTTTTGAACGTGCTTTACAGTTTGAAAATACAAGTTACAGTGGGCTTTTTAACTTTATAAGTTTCATAGACAAGCTAAAAACAAACAAAGGCGATATGGGCAGTGCAAAGGTTCTTGGAGAAAACGACAACGTTGTCAGGCTAATGAGTATTCACAAGAGTAAGGGATTGGAATTTCCTGTTGTATTTTTGTGCGGCTGCGGGAAAAAGTTCAATATGCAGGATATGTATAAAAGTGTTTTACTGCATCAGGAATTGGGTTTTGGGCCTGACTTTGTTGATTATAGAAAGAGAATAAAGTATCCTTCTATTCCAAAGCAGGCAATTGCTCAGAAAATAAGAGTTGAAACCTTGTCAGAGGAAATGAGAATACTCTATGTAGCAATGACAAGGGCCAGAGAGAAGCTGATAATAACCGGGGCGGTTAATAATATTGAAAAATCGGCGTTAAAATGGTTGAATACAGCACAGAGTAACGGTGATAAATTCCCGGCCAATAACATGCTTAAAGCCCAGAATTATTTGGATTGGATATGCCCTTCAATAATGAGACACAAGGATTCCGAAATTTTAAGAAAAGCGGCAGGGGTTGGTGTAGACTATAGCGGGCCAGTTATTTCAGATGAATCGTTTTGGAAGATAATTCTTGCCAATCATAAGGATATTGCTGTGACAAAGAAGCTGGAGTTAGATAGCAAGGGCAGTGAAGACATATTAAAGTGGCTTCAGCAAAAGGATACTTGTGACAATGAATATGCCGGTGAAATTCACCGTCGCTTAGACTGGAAATATGTTTACAGGGATTTTGCACAAATACCTTCTAAAATAACCGTAACAGAGTTAAAAAGATATTTTAATCTTAATAATGATGAAGAAAACAGTCAGCCGGAATACAGAAACATTATCATAAAAAAGCCAGCATTTATGGAAGAAAAGAAAGGGCTAACTCCTGCAGAAAAGGGAACTGCCATGCATTTTGCAATGCAGCATCTGGATTTTCACAATGAAGATATTTCCGGACAGATTGAAATAATGGTAAAGAAAGAACTATTAACTGAAATTCAGGCAAAAAGTATAGATATAAGGAAAATATCTGTTTTTATTAATTCATCCATAGGAAAAAGGATGCTAAAGTCTAGTAAAATGCACAGAGAGGTTCCATTTAACATTGAATTGGATTACAAGGAAATCTATCCTCAGCTGACTGATGTGACCGGCTATCAAGATAAAATACTGCTTCAGGGTGTTATTGACTGCTATTTTGAAGAGGATGATAATCTCGTTCTTATTGACTATAAAACCGACTATGTGCCTAACGGTGATATTGAGGTTATGAAGGAAAAGTACAAACTGCAGATTTCTTATTATTCAAGGGCGTTAGAAATGTTGACTTCAAAGCAAGTTAAAGAAAGATACATTTATTTATTTTCAACAGGGGACATAGTAAAAATGTAA
- a CDS encoding nucleotidyltransferase — translation MKVLGIVAEYNPFHNGHMYHIEESKKLTGCDTVVCVMSGNFIQRGEPAIINKFARTEIALGNGVDLVIELPVPFAVSSAEFFAYGAVSILNSIGIVDCISFGSESGDIHSLTKLAEILVSEPESYKDELKKQLSKGLSFPVCRQRALEKYLKLQNDSNEALSFLLETSNNILALEYLKALIKLNSAIQPFTVKRISNSYNTSELTGNISSATAIRNSIYESEFAASRQALPQLAQQILEREISAGRGPNSLYSFENIILAFLRHSTAQELENIQDVSEGLEYRIKNAAENSGSFDQLLANICTKRYPKTRIQRILISLLAGITRIDMERFMRHGGPQYARILGFNEKGRELLSLMKKKSAIPVVTKASNYKSFSDNLISKMFEIEAHATDTYVLAYKNPAFKKAGQEFTQNIVICR, via the coding sequence ATGAAGGTACTTGGAATTGTTGCTGAATACAACCCTTTTCATAACGGGCATATGTATCATATAGAAGAATCAAAAAAACTCACCGGCTGCGATACAGTTGTTTGCGTAATGAGCGGTAACTTTATACAAAGAGGAGAACCGGCTATAATTAATAAATTCGCCCGAACTGAAATTGCTCTTGGTAATGGTGTGGATTTAGTCATAGAACTGCCCGTCCCCTTTGCAGTTTCCAGTGCAGAATTTTTTGCATACGGCGCAGTAAGCATATTGAACAGTATAGGTATAGTTGATTGTATCTCTTTTGGAAGCGAATCAGGGGACATTCATTCTCTTACCAAATTAGCTGAAATCCTTGTTTCTGAGCCAGAAAGCTATAAGGATGAATTGAAAAAGCAGTTGTCGAAAGGGCTCTCCTTCCCTGTTTGCAGGCAAAGAGCTTTAGAAAAATACCTTAAGCTCCAGAATGATTCAAATGAGGCTCTCTCCTTTTTGCTTGAAACTTCTAATAATATACTGGCTTTAGAGTATTTAAAGGCCCTTATAAAACTTAATAGCGCCATACAGCCCTTTACAGTAAAAAGAATCTCTAACAGCTATAATACATCAGAGCTTACCGGCAATATTTCCAGTGCAACTGCTATCAGAAACAGTATTTACGAGAGTGAATTTGCTGCCAGTAGGCAGGCTCTGCCGCAGCTTGCGCAACAGATTTTGGAAAGGGAAATTTCTGCAGGCAGAGGCCCAAACAGCCTGTATTCCTTTGAAAATATAATACTGGCCTTTCTTCGTCACTCAACAGCACAAGAGTTGGAAAATATTCAGGACGTTTCAGAAGGCCTTGAGTATAGAATTAAAAATGCCGCAGAAAATTCCGGCTCCTTTGACCAACTGCTTGCCAATATATGCACTAAGCGATATCCTAAAACACGTATACAAAGAATACTCATTTCTCTTCTTGCCGGAATTACAAGGATAGATATGGAAAGATTCATGAGGCATGGTGGTCCCCAATACGCAAGAATTTTAGGATTTAACGAAAAAGGCCGTGAGCTGCTGTCCCTTATGAAAAAGAAATCAGCAATTCCAGTTGTAACCAAGGCATCCAACTACAAATCCTTCTCAGACAATTTGATTTCAAAAATGTTTGAGATTGAGGCACATGCAACAGATACTTATGTTCTAGCATATAAAAACCCGGCTTTTAAAAAAGCCGGGCAAGAATTTACTCAAAATATTGTTATTTGCAGGTAA
- a CDS encoding glycosyltransferase family 4 protein: MKILMLSWEYPPRIIGGISRVVHDLAHKLGHCGNQVHVVTCWEEGTLDFEIEGNVIVHRVHVSEVSTTNFIEWVLRLNFAMLETSIRLLQESKFDIIHAHDWLVANAAKVLKNSFSIPLISTIHATEFGRNNGIYSDMQKAINDVEVMLSKESSKLIVNSKYMKDEIKSIFNVTGDKICVISNGIELDKFDNIKYDSDFRNNYAAPNEKIVFFVGRLVNEKGVHVLLNAIPKIIGSYNDVKFVIAGKGPCLNSLIEQSRNLKIQNRVYFTGFVGEEVLLKLYKCSDIAVFPSTYEPFGIVALEGMVAGIPVVVSDTGGLGEIVEHRVNGMKFYNGNSNSLADCILELLCNDNLAKQISTNALENVHRLYNWNRITEQILHEYNYVISQYNSLNRD; the protein is encoded by the coding sequence ATGAAAATATTAATGCTTTCGTGGGAGTATCCTCCAAGAATAATTGGAGGTATTTCAAGAGTAGTGCATGATTTGGCACATAAGTTGGGTCATTGTGGTAATCAAGTTCACGTTGTTACATGCTGGGAAGAAGGTACCCTAGATTTTGAAATTGAAGGTAATGTAATTGTACATAGAGTCCATGTCAGTGAGGTTTCTACAACAAACTTTATAGAATGGGTTTTACGATTGAACTTTGCAATGCTGGAAACATCAATCAGACTTTTACAAGAAAGCAAATTTGATATTATTCATGCACATGACTGGCTTGTTGCTAATGCAGCAAAAGTTTTAAAAAACTCGTTTTCGATTCCGTTGATTTCAACCATTCATGCAACTGAATTTGGTAGAAATAACGGAATTTACTCTGATATGCAAAAAGCAATTAACGATGTTGAAGTAATGCTTTCAAAAGAATCAAGTAAATTAATAGTAAATAGCAAATATATGAAAGATGAAATTAAATCTATATTTAATGTAACTGGGGATAAAATATGTGTAATAAGTAATGGAATAGAGCTAGACAAGTTCGATAATATAAAATATGATAGTGACTTCAGAAATAATTATGCTGCTCCTAATGAAAAAATAGTTTTTTTTGTGGGAAGACTTGTAAATGAAAAGGGAGTTCATGTATTATTAAATGCAATACCTAAAATTATAGGAAGTTATAATGATGTTAAGTTTGTAATTGCGGGCAAAGGACCGTGTTTAAATAGTTTAATTGAACAGAGCCGTAATCTTAAAATTCAAAACAGGGTTTATTTTACCGGCTTTGTAGGTGAGGAGGTTTTACTTAAGCTATACAAATGTTCGGATATTGCAGTTTTTCCAAGTACCTATGAACCTTTTGGAATTGTAGCACTTGAAGGAATGGTTGCAGGCATTCCAGTAGTGGTATCAGATACTGGAGGTTTAGGGGAAATAGTGGAGCACAGAGTGAACGGAATGAAATTTTACAACGGAAATTCTAATTCACTGGCAGACTGTATCCTAGAACTGCTTTGTAATGATAATTTAGCGAAACAGATTAGTACTAATGCGTTGGAAAATGTACATAGGCTTTATAATTGGAATAGAATAACGGAGCAAATTTTACATGAATATAACTATGTTATTTCTCAATACAACAGCTTAAATAGGGATTGA
- a CDS encoding ribonuclease J, translated as MSKSKKKLKVIPLGGLQEIGKNITAFEYGEDILVVDCGLSFPEDEMLGIDLVIPDVTYLVKNKEKVRGIVLTHGHEDHIGALPYVLRELNVPIYGTKLTLGLIKCKLEEHGLLDTVQMETVHQGQTLDLGAFKVEFIRSTHSIADAVALAIFTPVGTIVHTGDFKIDYTPIEGQPMDLARLAEIGKKGVLLLMCDSTNVENEGYTLSERTVGETFDEIFMDCKSRILVATFASNVHRVQQIFNAAVKFGRKVTVLGRSMINVVNVAMELGYLNVPDGVLIDLDNMDKVPRDKLVIITTGSQGEPMSALTRITFNEHKKVEIVPDDLVIISASPIPGNEKLISKVINELFKKGAKVIYEALADVHVSGHACQEEIKLIHNLVKPKFFMPVHGEHRHLRQHAELAVKMGMPREKIFIMEIGKVLELTNDTAKVNGSVTAGKVLVDGLGVGDVGNVVLRDRKHLSQDGLIVVVITIEGDTGNVVAGPDIISRGFVYVRESEDLMEQLKEIAKQAIFKSSSKNQGDWSIRKSAIREALKDCIYERTKRKPMILPIIMEI; from the coding sequence GTGTCAAAAAGTAAAAAGAAATTAAAAGTAATACCACTTGGTGGATTACAAGAAATAGGGAAAAATATAACGGCTTTTGAATATGGGGAGGACATTCTGGTTGTTGATTGCGGCCTTTCATTTCCTGAAGATGAAATGCTTGGTATAGATTTAGTAATACCTGATGTTACGTATCTGGTTAAAAATAAAGAAAAGGTAAGAGGAATTGTTCTGACACACGGTCATGAGGACCATATAGGTGCATTGCCGTACGTGTTGAGGGAATTAAATGTGCCTATATATGGAACAAAGCTTACTCTTGGATTAATAAAGTGTAAGCTTGAAGAACATGGGCTTCTTGACACTGTTCAGATGGAAACGGTTCATCAGGGACAAACACTGGATTTGGGAGCTTTCAAGGTAGAATTTATAAGATCTACTCACAGTATTGCTGATGCCGTAGCTTTGGCTATTTTTACGCCTGTAGGCACTATAGTTCATACCGGGGATTTTAAAATTGACTATACTCCTATTGAGGGGCAGCCAATGGATTTGGCAAGACTTGCTGAAATAGGCAAGAAGGGTGTACTTCTGCTTATGTGTGATAGTACAAATGTAGAAAACGAAGGGTATACACTTTCTGAGCGTACTGTAGGAGAGACCTTTGACGAGATATTTATGGACTGTAAAAGCAGGATTCTGGTTGCAACTTTTGCTTCAAATGTCCACAGAGTTCAGCAGATATTTAATGCTGCTGTTAAATTCGGACGTAAGGTTACAGTTCTTGGAAGAAGCATGATTAATGTTGTAAATGTTGCAATGGAGTTGGGTTATCTTAATGTGCCAGATGGAGTTCTCATTGATTTAGACAACATGGACAAGGTACCAAGAGATAAGCTTGTAATAATAACTACAGGCAGTCAGGGAGAGCCTATGTCAGCTCTTACAAGGATTACATTCAATGAGCATAAAAAAGTTGAAATAGTTCCTGATGATTTAGTTATTATATCAGCATCTCCGATACCTGGTAACGAGAAATTAATCTCTAAGGTAATAAATGAACTTTTCAAGAAAGGTGCAAAGGTAATATATGAAGCACTTGCAGATGTCCATGTATCAGGACATGCTTGTCAGGAAGAAATAAAGTTAATTCATAACTTGGTCAAACCAAAGTTCTTTATGCCGGTACATGGAGAACATAGACATCTTAGACAGCACGCTGAACTTGCCGTAAAAATGGGTATGCCAAGAGAGAAAATATTCATAATGGAAATTGGAAAAGTTCTTGAGCTTACCAATGACACTGCTAAAGTAAACGGCTCAGTTACAGCGGGAAAGGTTCTTGTTGACGGATTAGGTGTAGGAGATGTAGGGAATGTTGTTTTAAGGGACAGAAAGCATCTTTCACAGGATGGTTTAATAGTAGTGGTAATCACTATAGAGGGAGATACAGGAAATGTAGTAGCAGGTCCTGATATAATTTCAAGAGGTTTTGTATATGTCCGTGAATCTGAAGATTTAATGGAACAGCTTAAAGAAATAGCAAAACAGGCAATATTCAAAAGTTCTTCTAAAAATCAGGGCGATTGGTCCATAAGAAAGTCGGCTATTAGAGAAGCTTTAAAGGACTGTATTTATGAACGTACAAAGCGTAAACCAATGATATTGCCTATAATAATGGAAATATAA
- a CDS encoding ABC transporter ATP-binding protein codes for MAYYEEEDYKKPFSIKVWKNVIPFVKLYKKAFAIAMSFLILVSLIDIIYPFFQRYAINNFITPKSTDGIGKFALVNCSVLLIQAISVIIFIRNAMAVELNVSKSIRKSLFVHLQKLSFTYYNKTPVGYMMARVMSDTGRIGQMVSWGLIDLLWAVIYVIGVFIAMLFLNVKLALLIMTIIPFISVITMYFQKKILNVNRKIRKINSTMTGAFNEGITGARTSKTLVIEDNNLKDFSVVTDKFYSSTMRATVLNAVFIPIILCFSATSLTMVLTYGGYIVMKNPSELGTLSVFITYAVSIFEPIQQIARVFADFVSTQANIERVTGLLETEPDITDTPEVIEKYGDNFNPKKENWEPIVGDIEFKNVTFKYPDGDEYILTDFNLKIPAGTTVAIVGETGAGKSTLVNLACRFFEPTSGQILIDGRDYRERSQLWLHSNIGYVLQSPHLFSGTVRENIRYGKFDATDEEIEAAIKIVAADSVINSLENGLDTNIGEGGDRLSTGEKQLISFARAVISDPRIFVLDEATSSIDTQTEQMIQEAIMHILENRTSFLIAHRLSTIKKADIILVVKNGKIIEHGNHSELLKQKGYYYSLYKKQFEEETGAAVLNNG; via the coding sequence ATGGCATATTATGAAGAAGAAGATTACAAAAAACCCTTTTCCATAAAGGTCTGGAAAAATGTTATTCCCTTTGTAAAGCTTTATAAAAAAGCCTTTGCAATAGCAATGTCATTTTTAATACTTGTTTCTTTGATTGACATTATATATCCGTTTTTTCAAAGGTATGCAATAAACAATTTTATAACACCAAAGTCAACTGACGGAATTGGAAAATTTGCATTAGTAAACTGCTCTGTATTACTTATTCAGGCCATATCCGTAATTATTTTTATACGAAATGCAATGGCTGTTGAGCTTAATGTGTCAAAGTCCATCAGGAAGTCTCTTTTTGTACACTTGCAGAAGCTTTCCTTCACTTATTACAATAAGACCCCTGTTGGCTACATGATGGCCAGGGTTATGAGTGATACCGGAAGGATAGGTCAGATGGTTTCCTGGGGTCTTATTGATTTGCTGTGGGCTGTTATTTATGTAATCGGCGTTTTCATAGCAATGCTGTTCCTTAATGTTAAACTGGCTTTGTTGATAATGACTATTATTCCGTTTATTTCTGTAATAACTATGTACTTTCAAAAAAAGATTCTAAACGTTAACAGAAAAATCAGGAAAATCAACTCAACCATGACAGGTGCATTCAATGAAGGAATAACCGGGGCGAGGACCTCAAAAACTCTGGTAATTGAGGACAACAACCTAAAGGATTTTTCAGTTGTTACAGATAAGTTTTACTCCTCCACTATGCGAGCAACTGTATTGAATGCCGTTTTTATACCAATCATTCTATGTTTCAGTGCAACGTCTCTAACAATGGTATTGACCTATGGCGGCTACATAGTAATGAAAAACCCCAGCGAATTAGGTACTCTTTCTGTATTTATTACCTATGCTGTCAGCATTTTTGAGCCAATACAGCAAATTGCCCGTGTATTTGCAGACTTTGTATCTACCCAGGCCAATATAGAACGTGTTACGGGTTTGCTGGAAACCGAGCCTGATATTACAGATACTCCGGAGGTTATTGAAAAATACGGAGATAATTTCAACCCCAAAAAAGAAAATTGGGAGCCAATAGTAGGTGATATTGAGTTTAAAAATGTTACCTTCAAATATCCTGATGGTGATGAATATATATTGACGGATTTCAATCTAAAAATACCCGCAGGAACAACTGTTGCAATTGTTGGTGAAACGGGAGCTGGTAAAAGTACTCTTGTAAATTTGGCATGTAGATTTTTTGAGCCAACATCAGGTCAAATACTCATTGACGGAAGAGATTACAGAGAGCGTTCACAATTGTGGCTGCACAGCAACATAGGTTATGTGCTTCAAAGCCCTCACCTGTTTTCGGGAACAGTCCGGGAAAATATTCGCTACGGTAAGTTTGACGCCACTGACGAGGAGATAGAAGCCGCCATAAAAATAGTGGCTGCAGACAGTGTTATAAACAGTCTGGAAAACGGTCTTGATACCAACATTGGTGAAGGCGGCGACCGACTGTCAACAGGGGAAAAACAGCTAATATCATTTGCCCGTGCGGTTATTTCAGACCCAAGGATTTTTGTCCTTGACGAAGCAACCTCCTCTATTGACACACAGACTGAGCAAATGATTCAAGAAGCAATAATGCATATTCTTGAAAACAGAACGTCGTTTCTAATTGCTCACAGGCTTTCTACTATTAAGAAAGCAGATATTATTCTAGTGGTGAAAAATGGCAAAATTATTGAGCACGGAAATCACAGTGAACTGCTTAAGCAAAAAGGGTACTATTATTCCCTGTACAAAAAGCAGTTTGAGGAAGAAACTGGTGCAGCAGTTCTGAATAATGGATAA